In the genome of Cellvibrio sp. KY-YJ-3, one region contains:
- a CDS encoding TlpA disulfide reductase family protein produces the protein MEAVQLFGASVPVVPLLLLAAGLLIALLGKLLRAPFDVSDVFLKLVLASFVMGRVVFVLLHLDAYRDNGWAVLDIRDRGVDIYAALITAVVYLAWLVYRRPAQRRLLLQIILPVALLSGGSYVLLKSYLRPPSLWPDLTFVTLANETRSSQTVSLQTDAQREFTLVNLWATWCPPCHREMPVLAAAQHEFPQGQFILLNQGESAEVVSEYLLENNLQFEQVWLDAQSQFSQFSGNRGLPLTLIYDKQGKLIDGHVGQLSRATLMEKLSGFKPKK, from the coding sequence ATGGAAGCGGTTCAGTTATTCGGGGCAAGTGTGCCGGTGGTGCCGCTGTTGTTACTGGCGGCGGGGTTGCTTATTGCACTGCTCGGTAAATTACTGCGCGCGCCGTTTGATGTGAGCGATGTTTTTTTAAAATTGGTGCTGGCAAGTTTTGTCATGGGGCGTGTGGTTTTTGTGCTGCTGCACCTTGATGCCTATCGCGATAATGGTTGGGCGGTGTTGGATATTCGTGATCGCGGTGTAGATATTTACGCGGCGCTGATTACGGCGGTTGTGTATCTCGCGTGGTTGGTTTATCGGCGCCCTGCGCAGCGGCGGTTGTTGTTGCAAATAATATTGCCGGTAGCACTATTATCCGGTGGCAGTTATGTGTTGTTAAAAAGTTATTTGCGCCCGCCGTCTCTCTGGCCGGATTTAACCTTTGTAACATTGGCAAATGAAACCCGTTCATCACAAACCGTCAGTTTGCAAACCGATGCGCAGCGCGAGTTTACGCTAGTGAATTTGTGGGCGACCTGGTGCCCGCCGTGTCACCGTGAAATGCCGGTATTAGCAGCAGCGCAACATGAGTTTCCGCAGGGGCAATTTATTTTGCTGAATCAAGGTGAATCGGCTGAGGTGGTGAGTGAATATTTGTTGGAAAATAATTTGCAGTTTGAACAGGTGTGGTTGGATGCACAAAGTCAGTTCAGTCAATTTTCCGGTAATCGCGGTTTGCCACTCACACTGATATACGACAAGCAGGGCAAATTAATTGATGGCCATGTGGGGCAGCTGTCGCGTGCAACGTTGATGGAAAAGTTATCGGGTTTTAAACCCAAAAAATAA
- a CDS encoding NADH:flavin oxidoreductase/NADH oxidase: MSALFSRFKLKDIELRNRIAVPPMCQYMATDGFSNDWHLAHYSSIARGGAGLVIVEATGVSPEGRISPNCLGLWSDEHIAGLAQIAAAIKKAGAVPGIQIAHAGRKASANRPWEGDDHIAEGDARGWQTISPSAIAFGGDLDKVPQEMSVADIQRVTADFAAAAQRARAAGFEWLELHFAHGYLAQSFFSTHANQRTDEYGGSLENRSRFLLETLAAVRNVWPQNLPLTARFGVIEYDGRDEQTLAESIELTQQLRKNGLDMLSVSVGFSTPNANIPWAPAFLAPIAEQVRNQADMPVASAWGFSTPQLAEQAIANKQLDLVMIGRPHLANPHWPYFAAKELGVEKSAWVLPAPYAHWLERYRTE, from the coding sequence ATGTCCGCTCTTTTTAGCCGTTTTAAACTTAAAGATATTGAATTGCGCAACCGCATCGCCGTACCGCCCATGTGCCAATACATGGCCACCGACGGCTTCAGCAACGATTGGCACCTCGCCCACTACAGCAGTATTGCGCGCGGCGGTGCAGGTTTGGTGATTGTGGAGGCAACCGGTGTATCGCCTGAAGGGCGTATTTCTCCTAACTGCCTCGGATTGTGGAGCGATGAACATATCGCGGGCCTTGCACAAATTGCTGCGGCTATTAAAAAAGCCGGTGCAGTGCCGGGAATCCAGATTGCTCACGCTGGCCGCAAAGCCAGTGCCAATCGCCCCTGGGAAGGTGATGATCATATTGCCGAAGGCGACGCACGCGGCTGGCAAACCATTTCACCCTCGGCAATTGCCTTTGGTGGCGATTTAGACAAAGTGCCGCAGGAAATGTCTGTTGCCGATATCCAGCGCGTGACTGCCGATTTTGCCGCTGCCGCACAACGTGCACGCGCCGCCGGTTTTGAATGGTTGGAATTGCATTTTGCCCACGGTTATTTGGCGCAAAGTTTTTTCTCCACCCACGCCAATCAACGCACCGATGAATACGGCGGCAGCCTGGAAAACCGCAGCCGTTTTTTATTGGAAACGCTCGCTGCTGTACGCAACGTCTGGCCACAAAATTTACCGCTCACCGCACGTTTTGGTGTCATCGAATACGATGGTCGCGATGAACAAACTCTCGCTGAATCCATCGAACTCACCCAACAATTGCGCAAAAATGGTTTGGATATGTTGAGTGTGAGCGTCGGCTTCTCCACACCCAATGCCAACATCCCTTGGGCACCGGCGTTTCTTGCGCCCATCGCCGAGCAAGTGCGCAACCAAGCCGATATGCCCGTGGCCTCCGCCTGGGGTTTCAGCACACCGCAATTGGCTGAGCAGGCCATCGCCAATAAACAATTGGATCTCGTGATGATTGGTCGCCCGCATTTGGCCAACCCACACTGGCCGTATTTTGCGGCGAAAGAATTGGGCGTAGAAAAATCCGCGTGGGTTTTACCTGCACCCTATGCTCATTGGCTGGAGCGTTATCGCACCGAATAA
- a CDS encoding LysR family transcriptional regulator, whose product MRDIKTVDLNLLKALDALLDERNVTRAAARLSLTQPAMSGMLTRLRESFNDPLFVRSQRGIVPTQRALELAAPVKKVLAEIAVLLTATEFDPLTARLTLSIAATDYALQAVAVPFVLELKKRAPNIRVALLPIENESLQAQLERGDLQLVLLSPANSPPDLHARRLFDEEYVCVMRNEHPAAKKTLSLDEFCRLEHALFSYNGGCFSGATDEALAKIGRERQVMLSVKSFLVMTNIVRASDLISVVPKRLVEHLDGLATQETPLLVEGFTLVAAWHERTHKDPAHRWIRDLLFELFAV is encoded by the coding sequence ATGCGCGATATAAAAACCGTTGATTTGAATTTATTAAAAGCATTGGATGCACTGTTGGATGAGCGCAATGTGACGCGGGCGGCGGCGAGGCTGTCGCTAACCCAACCGGCGATGAGCGGCATGCTGACTCGCTTGCGTGAGAGCTTTAATGACCCCTTATTTGTGCGCTCCCAGCGCGGCATAGTGCCCACGCAACGTGCGCTGGAATTAGCCGCACCAGTCAAAAAGGTGCTAGCGGAAATTGCTGTATTACTCACAGCCACCGAATTTGATCCGCTCACAGCACGGCTGACCTTATCGATAGCCGCGACCGACTATGCCTTGCAAGCGGTTGCTGTGCCCTTTGTGTTGGAGCTGAAAAAGCGCGCACCCAATATTCGCGTGGCACTACTCCCCATTGAAAACGAAAGTTTGCAGGCGCAGTTGGAACGCGGCGATCTGCAACTGGTTCTGTTGAGCCCGGCAAATAGCCCACCGGATTTGCATGCACGCCGCTTGTTCGACGAAGAATATGTGTGCGTAATGCGCAATGAACATCCCGCCGCAAAAAAAACCTTATCTCTCGATGAATTCTGCCGCCTCGAACACGCACTTTTCTCCTACAACGGCGGCTGCTTTAGTGGCGCGACTGACGAAGCCTTGGCAAAAATCGGGCGCGAGCGGCAAGTAATGCTCTCGGTAAAATCCTTTTTGGTGATGACCAATATCGTCCGCGCCAGCGACTTGATTTCCGTGGTTCCGAAACGGTTGGTCGAACACCTCGATGGATTAGCAACACAAGAAACTCCGCTGCTGGTTGAAGGTTTTACACTGGTCGCCGCATGGCATGAACGCACCCACAAAGACCCGGCGCACCGCTGGATTCGCGATTTATTGTTTGAACTGTTTGCGGTGTAA
- a CDS encoding methyltransferase: protein MPELIAPPAKHTLGAYGVWLFTDKHPTLKKIKKQVTPSVHGDRHWDSSYLLMDYFTEHRPRKNTRVLDVGCGWGPTSIFFARKGCKVTGMDVDNDVFPFLEAQADLNEVKIQKLICSMKQMKKKDLENYDVIVGGDICFWDELADEWFAMLKRATAAGVKKLVLADPGRQPFLDLIDKCDKKWPTEHLIWLALQPKKFEGSLMIVTLND, encoded by the coding sequence GTGCCTGAACTTATCGCTCCGCCCGCGAAACATACGCTTGGTGCTTACGGTGTTTGGTTGTTTACCGACAAGCACCCGACCCTGAAGAAGATTAAAAAGCAAGTGACGCCCAGTGTGCACGGTGATCGCCATTGGGATTCCAGTTATCTGTTGATGGATTATTTTACCGAGCATCGCCCGCGCAAAAATACCCGGGTGTTGGATGTGGGCTGCGGCTGGGGGCCAACGTCGATTTTCTTCGCGCGTAAAGGCTGCAAGGTGACGGGCATGGATGTGGATAACGATGTGTTTCCGTTTTTAGAGGCCCAGGCCGATTTGAACGAGGTGAAAATTCAAAAGTTAATCTGCTCCATGAAGCAGATGAAAAAAAAGGATTTGGAAAATTACGATGTGATCGTGGGCGGTGATATTTGTTTTTGGGATGAACTGGCCGATGAGTGGTTTGCCATGCTCAAACGTGCCACTGCCGCCGGGGTAAAAAAGCTGGTGCTGGCCGACCCTGGCCGTCAGCCATTTTTGGACTTGATTGATAAGTGCGATAAAAAATGGCCCACCGAACATTTGATTTGGCTGGCGCTGCAGCCGAAAAAATTTGAAGGCAGTTTGATGATTGTGACCTTGAACGACTGA
- a CDS encoding AraC family transcriptional regulator encodes MQEFYTKVFISGMCLLLLSLLLGYACVSRTYLYLPLVPAGQSELIWRAVPRTDVEDGGESSVTINDEQFSLSFDFTVVKKAQYPYAEVALEFTDAAGAPTWVDLTAYDSLSFNVKCSPANTMLMSVLTFEEGVTVADDLVTYRAPSAFFSCNQAWSRIAVDLTHLETPQWWFDLHKLDLAQQAYRLNRVPRIAFGSTFQTPADTQVSVLLNNITLCGRDWRYLYFLAVFLLLAWGGYGFWLLKQYTRSLVASLADKQQRDRPLIAYQQLSVEPLRDKEKTAILHFMATRYADAELDLDAMVEAITISRAKINDILKAELGYTFTSYLNKLRLTEAARLLAEKPEANVGEIANSVGYKNVSYFNKLFKEEYGCTPKTFKSVCKKT; translated from the coding sequence ATGCAAGAGTTTTATACCAAAGTATTTATCAGTGGCATGTGTTTGCTATTGCTCAGCCTGCTGCTTGGCTACGCTTGTGTCAGCCGCACCTACCTTTATTTGCCTTTAGTGCCCGCTGGTCAAAGCGAGTTGATCTGGCGGGCGGTGCCACGCACCGATGTGGAGGATGGCGGTGAGTCATCGGTCACTATCAACGATGAACAATTCAGCCTGAGTTTTGATTTCACCGTCGTCAAAAAAGCCCAATACCCCTACGCCGAAGTTGCCCTGGAATTTACCGATGCCGCCGGCGCGCCGACATGGGTTGATTTAACCGCTTATGATTCCCTCTCGTTCAACGTGAAATGTTCACCCGCCAATACCATGCTGATGAGTGTGTTGACCTTTGAGGAGGGGGTGACGGTTGCCGACGATCTGGTGACTTATCGTGCGCCCTCGGCGTTTTTCTCTTGCAATCAAGCTTGGTCGCGCATTGCGGTGGATCTCACGCACCTTGAAACACCGCAATGGTGGTTTGACTTGCACAAGCTCGACTTGGCGCAGCAGGCCTACCGGCTCAACCGGGTGCCGCGCATCGCCTTTGGTAGTACCTTCCAAACTCCTGCCGATACCCAGGTGAGCGTGCTGTTAAACAACATCACCCTCTGTGGCCGCGATTGGCGCTACCTGTATTTTCTGGCGGTTTTTTTGCTGTTGGCATGGGGTGGTTATGGTTTCTGGTTGCTCAAGCAATACACCCGGAGTTTGGTGGCGAGCCTGGCCGATAAACAGCAGCGCGACAGACCCTTAATCGCCTATCAACAATTGTCAGTAGAGCCGCTGAGGGATAAAGAAAAAACGGCTATTTTGCATTTTATGGCTACCCGCTATGCGGATGCCGAATTGGATTTGGATGCGATGGTGGAGGCAATCACAATTAGCCGCGCCAAGATCAACGATATTCTCAAAGCCGAATTGGGTTATACCTTTACCAGCTATTTGAACAAGCTGCGGTTAACCGAAGCGGCGCGCCTGCTTGCCGAAAAGCCCGAGGCCAATGTGGGCGAGATCGCCAATTCCGTGGGTTATAAAAATGTGTCTTACTTCAACAAGCTGTTCAAGGAAGAGTACGGCTGTACCCCCAAAACCTTTAAGAGCGTTTGTAAAAAAACGTAA
- a CDS encoding family 43 glycosylhydrolase, protein MFDATRRDIFKACLAGAVASPLALLTSAQAASPQTTSSLAPCVPYKPQWGRGIEGQRKADLGNGTYLNPIIAGDRPDPTILKDGNDYYMTFSSFNTYPGIVLWHSTDLVNWAPIGAALTRNIGTLWALDICKHGDRYYIYIPALTDGKPWSTYVIWADDINGPWSDPIDLKIEGCIDPGHMVGEDGKRYLFVNGIRKIRLTDDGLATDGELQAAYSPWVYPDHWIVENFAPEGPKLFKRGDWFYLVTAVGGTAGPVTGHMVIAARSRSIHGPWEHCPHNPLVRSLSEAEPWWSRGHATVIEGPSVDGKSGDWWMVYHGYENGFRTLGRQALLEPIEWTDDGWFHAKGGDLSQPIAKPRLGKTSASGAALSDDFSRNKFGTQWAFHNPGANELARVGYGKKVLELAAAGNSPVDSSPLTCGVVDRAYQVEVSLQLEGDAEAGLLLFYNHKAFVGMGFTAEAIKSFQYAEEQSWARIPLKTRSLRMRITNDHQVITYEYSQDAGGTWVRHPTRMEVSGLNHNVFGGFLSLRVGIYCAGSGKVQLRDFQYRALSETKTA, encoded by the coding sequence ATGTTTGATGCAACCCGCAGAGATATTTTCAAAGCCTGTTTGGCCGGTGCTGTGGCATCGCCTTTGGCATTGTTGACCAGTGCCCAAGCTGCCTCGCCGCAAACTACCTCATCACTCGCGCCCTGCGTTCCCTACAAACCGCAATGGGGCCGGGGGATTGAAGGCCAGCGCAAAGCGGATTTGGGCAACGGGACTTATCTCAACCCGATTATTGCGGGTGATCGCCCCGACCCTACCATCCTCAAAGATGGCAATGATTACTACATGACCTTTTCGTCGTTCAATACTTACCCCGGCATTGTGCTTTGGCATTCGACGGATTTGGTGAACTGGGCGCCGATTGGTGCGGCCTTAACGCGCAATATCGGCACCCTGTGGGCCTTGGATATCTGCAAGCATGGCGACCGCTATTACATTTATATTCCCGCGCTCACCGACGGCAAGCCCTGGTCGACCTATGTAATTTGGGCGGACGATATCAATGGCCCCTGGAGCGACCCTATCGACCTGAAGATTGAAGGGTGCATCGACCCCGGCCACATGGTGGGTGAAGACGGCAAACGTTATTTGTTTGTGAATGGTATCCGCAAAATCCGCCTGACCGATGACGGCTTGGCGACTGACGGCGAGTTGCAAGCGGCCTATAGCCCTTGGGTCTACCCTGATCACTGGATTGTGGAAAACTTCGCCCCCGAAGGCCCCAAGTTGTTCAAACGCGGCGACTGGTTCTATTTGGTCACGGCGGTGGGCGGCACCGCAGGCCCCGTCACTGGCCATATGGTGATTGCCGCGCGCTCGCGTTCCATTCACGGTCCTTGGGAGCACTGCCCTCACAACCCCTTGGTGCGCAGTTTATCGGAAGCCGAACCCTGGTGGTCGCGCGGCCACGCCACTGTGATTGAAGGGCCTTCTGTGGACGGCAAGAGTGGCGATTGGTGGATGGTGTACCACGGCTACGAAAACGGTTTTAGAACCCTCGGTCGCCAAGCCTTGCTTGAGCCTATCGAGTGGACGGACGACGGCTGGTTCCACGCCAAAGGCGGTGACTTGTCGCAGCCCATCGCCAAACCGCGCCTTGGCAAAACAAGCGCGAGTGGCGCCGCGCTCTCGGACGATTTCTCTCGCAACAAATTTGGCACCCAATGGGCATTTCACAACCCCGGCGCCAATGAATTAGCGCGGGTAGGCTACGGTAAAAAAGTGCTGGAATTAGCCGCGGCCGGTAATTCACCGGTGGATTCCTCACCACTCACTTGCGGTGTGGTAGATCGTGCTTATCAAGTGGAGGTGAGCCTTCAACTGGAAGGCGATGCCGAAGCGGGTTTGCTGCTGTTTTACAACCACAAAGCGTTTGTGGGCATGGGGTTTACTGCCGAGGCAATTAAAAGTTTCCAATATGCCGAGGAGCAAAGCTGGGCGCGCATCCCGCTAAAAACCCGCAGCTTGCGGATGCGCATCACCAACGATCATCAGGTCATCACCTACGAATATTCACAAGATGCCGGCGGCACCTGGGTGCGTCACCCCACGCGCATGGAAGTGTCCGGTTTGAACCACAATGTGTTCGGCGGATTTTTGAGTTTGAGGGTGGGCATTTACTGCGCGGGCAGCGGAAAAGTGCAGCTGCGTGACTTTCAATATCGCGCATTGAGTGAAACCAAAACGGCCTGA
- a CDS encoding alpha/beta hydrolase has product MKKLILSLALMVSSFTAIGADMSHGANNFYKSDKVTEQKVTFKNQYQMNVAGNLYLPKNTNPNTKSPAIIVGHPMGAVKEQSSNLYAQKLAEQGFVTLSLDLSFWGESEGLPRNAVAPDIYAEDFSAAVDFLGTRAFVDRNRIGVIGICGSGSFVISAAKIDPRMKAIATVSMYDMGSANRNALNHSQTLAQRKQIIAAAAEQRYVEFTGGVMQYTGGTVLELTADTHPIQREFYDFYRTPRGEFTPAGASAQTTTRPTLTSNIKFMNFYPFNDIDTISPRPMLFITGAEAHSREFSEAAYGLAGQPKELVKIPGAGHVDLYDRVELIPFEKLTRFFRENLQ; this is encoded by the coding sequence ATGAAAAAGCTAATTCTGTCGCTGGCATTAATGGTCAGCTCATTTACTGCAATAGGAGCTGATATGTCCCATGGTGCAAACAATTTTTATAAAAGTGACAAGGTAACCGAGCAGAAGGTGACCTTCAAAAATCAATACCAGATGAACGTCGCCGGGAATCTTTATCTTCCCAAAAATACTAATCCAAACACCAAAAGCCCCGCGATTATTGTCGGCCACCCGATGGGCGCGGTTAAAGAACAAAGTTCTAATTTGTATGCGCAAAAGCTCGCGGAACAGGGCTTTGTTACCTTGTCTCTGGATTTGTCTTTTTGGGGTGAAAGTGAAGGCCTGCCGCGCAATGCTGTCGCGCCGGATATTTACGCCGAGGACTTTAGCGCGGCAGTGGATTTTTTGGGCACCCGCGCGTTTGTTGATCGCAATCGCATTGGAGTAATTGGTATTTGCGGCAGCGGCAGTTTTGTTATCAGTGCCGCTAAAATAGACCCGCGCATGAAAGCCATTGCCACCGTCAGCATGTACGACATGGGCTCAGCCAATCGCAATGCATTAAATCACTCGCAAACACTGGCGCAGCGTAAACAGATTATTGCAGCCGCTGCCGAGCAGCGTTACGTGGAATTTACCGGCGGCGTAATGCAGTACACCGGTGGCACCGTACTTGAATTAACGGCAGACACGCACCCGATTCAGCGCGAGTTTTATGATTTTTATCGCACACCGCGCGGTGAATTCACACCTGCAGGCGCGTCCGCGCAAACCACCACTCGCCCAACACTCACCAGTAATATCAAGTTCATGAACTTCTACCCGTTCAATGACATAGATACGATTTCACCGCGCCCGATGTTGTTCATCACCGGCGCTGAAGCGCACTCCCGTGAGTTCAGTGAAGCGGCCTATGGGTTGGCGGGTCAGCCCAAAGAGCTGGTCAAAATTCCCGGCGCTGGTCATGTGGACCTTTACGATCGTGTCGAGTTAATTCCATTTGAAAAATTAACCCGTTTCTTCCGCGAAAATTTGCAATAG
- a CDS encoding MFS transporter: MTNSTKPSWSAVWAMSLCAMVLIAAEFLPVSLLTPMAADLAITEGQAGQTIAISGFFALLTSLLLTSVIGNTDRRRLLLFFTALLAISAALVALSSNVFLILCGRALLGICIGGFWSMSAAVVMRLVPENAIPKALAILNGGNALAMTIAAPLGSFLGGIIGWRGAFFCILPIALIAFIWQWYSVPSLPSQPARLQQKSANNVFMLLTRWPVVLGMLSVLLFFIGQFALFTYLRPFLEIVTGVDVGQLSLLLLVMGFCGLIGTLVVGRLLKNRLYSILVATPFFMMLTALALILLGASLVATFMLIALWGFFATAAPVAWWTWLSKTLPDSAEAGGGLMVAVIQLAITLGAATGGWVFDAYGIASSFSLSAVILFSASLMAFITWKQVTQKDAHAQPTHA, translated from the coding sequence ATGACTAACTCAACCAAACCTTCATGGAGCGCAGTGTGGGCTATGTCACTCTGCGCGATGGTATTGATCGCGGCAGAATTTTTACCGGTCAGTCTGCTAACACCCATGGCGGCTGATCTTGCGATTACCGAAGGGCAAGCGGGGCAGACTATCGCCATCTCGGGATTTTTTGCTTTGCTAACCAGCTTGTTATTAACCTCGGTGATCGGCAATACAGATCGGCGCCGCCTGCTGTTATTTTTTACCGCGTTACTCGCCATTTCGGCGGCGCTGGTTGCACTCTCATCCAATGTGTTTTTAATTCTGTGTGGGCGCGCCCTGCTGGGAATTTGTATTGGCGGATTCTGGTCGATGTCGGCGGCGGTTGTTATGCGCCTTGTTCCTGAAAATGCCATTCCCAAAGCCTTGGCTATTCTTAATGGGGGCAATGCGCTGGCAATGACCATTGCAGCACCTCTGGGCAGTTTTCTCGGCGGAATCATTGGTTGGCGCGGTGCCTTTTTTTGTATTCTACCCATCGCCCTGATTGCATTTATTTGGCAGTGGTACAGCGTGCCTTCGCTGCCATCACAACCTGCGCGTTTGCAACAAAAATCCGCAAACAATGTGTTTATGTTGTTAACCCGGTGGCCGGTTGTGTTGGGCATGTTGTCGGTGCTGTTATTTTTTATCGGGCAATTTGCGTTGTTTACTTATTTGCGCCCATTTTTGGAAATAGTGACGGGTGTTGATGTCGGGCAATTATCGCTGCTGTTATTAGTCATGGGGTTTTGTGGGCTTATAGGAACCTTGGTGGTAGGGCGGCTGTTAAAAAATCGGCTATACAGCATTTTAGTTGCCACGCCTTTTTTTATGATGCTCACCGCGCTTGCATTAATTTTATTGGGCGCATCCTTGGTGGCTACATTTATGCTGATTGCGCTCTGGGGATTTTTCGCCACCGCCGCTCCAGTCGCCTGGTGGACCTGGCTCAGTAAAACCTTACCTGATTCTGCGGAAGCAGGCGGTGGATTAATGGTGGCAGTGATTCAATTAGCGATCACCTTGGGTGCTGCAACGGGCGGTTGGGTATTTGATGCCTACGGTATTGCCAGCAGTTTTAGCCTGAGTGCAGTGATTCTTTTCAGCGCGAGTCTGATGGCTTTTATCACCTGGAAACAGGTCACGCAGAAAGACGCTCATGCACAACCGACGCATGCATGA
- a CDS encoding AraC family transcriptional regulator: MNTDNAPDLKAIARLAQLIATYAPHDGCFDLPIPGVRVFRSSAVDAEPINVMSQAGICLVAQGAKRIILGDKIYEYDPSRMVVYSMALPVEARVVEASRREPYLCLVMDMSPQKIAGLMQKVFPRGLPKTSDANGIHVGHSDQHIVAAATRLIELLRTPKELQLLSELVLDEIFIRLLCSPLGASVAQIGAAESKTWKIVKAISWIRENYAELLNIEELARFVNMSESSFHRHFKSITSMSPVQFQKALRLQEAKSLMLSEMMDATTASLRVGYASPSQFSREYSRYFGRPPAQDVKTR; encoded by the coding sequence ATGAATACCGACAACGCTCCCGATCTGAAGGCAATTGCCCGGCTCGCACAATTGATTGCGACTTATGCACCGCACGACGGCTGCTTTGATTTACCGATTCCCGGTGTCAGAGTATTTCGTAGTTCAGCGGTGGATGCAGAACCCATTAATGTGATGAGTCAGGCGGGAATTTGTTTGGTTGCACAAGGAGCCAAGCGCATTATTTTGGGCGACAAAATCTACGAATATGATCCATCGCGCATGGTGGTTTATTCCATGGCATTACCGGTGGAGGCGCGCGTAGTGGAAGCGAGCAGGCGCGAACCTTATTTGTGTTTGGTGATGGACATGTCGCCACAAAAAATTGCCGGCTTGATGCAAAAAGTATTTCCGCGTGGCCTGCCCAAAACAAGTGATGCCAATGGCATTCACGTAGGCCACTCGGATCAACATATTGTTGCTGCCGCGACTCGCTTGATTGAATTACTGCGCACGCCCAAAGAACTGCAATTGCTATCTGAATTAGTATTGGATGAAATTTTTATTCGTTTACTTTGCAGCCCGCTGGGTGCATCAGTTGCGCAAATAGGCGCAGCGGAATCCAAAACCTGGAAAATTGTAAAAGCAATTTCATGGATCAGGGAAAACTATGCTGAGCTGCTGAACATTGAAGAGCTGGCACGCTTTGTCAACATGAGTGAATCCTCCTTCCATCGCCATTTTAAATCCATCACTTCCATGAGCCCGGTGCAATTCCAAAAAGCCCTGCGCTTACAAGAAGCCAAAAGTCTGATGTTGTCTGAAATGATGGATGCAACCACCGCCAGCTTGCGCGTAGGCTACGCCAGCCCATCACAATTCAGTCGCGAATATTCACGTTATTTTGGCAGGCCGCCCGCGCAAGATGTAAAAACCAGATAA
- a CDS encoding cyclophilin-like fold protein yields MKLFISWKTTSLLLLTVLLFSVNARSETMKISITINDGTVINATLLDNDTARDFVALLPLTLTLTDYNNTEKISDLPKKISRKGAPSTMTPKVGDIAYYAPWGNLAIYYRDFGDSPGLIKLGAIDGDGIAALKVAGDLQVIIERQQ; encoded by the coding sequence ATGAAACTGTTTATAAGTTGGAAAACAACAAGCCTGCTGCTATTAACAGTGCTGTTATTCAGTGTGAACGCGCGGAGTGAAACCATGAAAATTAGTATCACCATTAATGATGGAACCGTAATTAATGCAACCCTGCTCGACAATGACACAGCGCGGGATTTTGTAGCGCTACTGCCACTGACTTTAACGCTCACTGATTACAACAATACTGAAAAAATCAGCGACCTCCCGAAAAAAATCAGCCGCAAAGGCGCCCCATCAACCATGACACCCAAAGTGGGCGATATTGCCTATTACGCCCCGTGGGGCAACCTCGCAATTTATTACCGCGACTTCGGTGACTCGCCGGGTTTGATCAAACTGGGTGCTATCGACGGCGATGGTATAGCGGCGCTAAAAGTCGCGGGTGACCTTCAAGTTATTATCGAACGACAACAATAA
- a CDS encoding arsinothricin resistance N-acetyltransferase ArsN1 family B produces MLIRPYEPKDAEKICGIYNYYISNTVITFEETPLTTSTMASRIAAYTQEYPWLVCEVDGEVVGYAYATKWKERAAYKNTVEVTIYLANGLARKGYGKALYAALLDELKQLNCHVALGCIALPNESSEQLHEFFGFKKVAHFSEVGRKFGQWLDVGYWQKIINQ; encoded by the coding sequence ATGCTTATTCGCCCCTATGAACCGAAAGACGCTGAAAAAATCTGTGGGATTTACAACTATTACATCAGCAATACCGTGATTACGTTTGAAGAAACACCGCTGACAACTTCCACAATGGCGAGCCGGATAGCCGCGTACACCCAGGAATACCCTTGGTTGGTGTGCGAGGTCGATGGCGAGGTGGTGGGTTATGCTTACGCAACCAAATGGAAAGAACGCGCGGCCTACAAGAACACCGTAGAGGTGACGATTTATTTGGCAAACGGTTTGGCGCGCAAAGGTTATGGGAAAGCGCTTTATGCCGCGCTGCTCGATGAGTTAAAACAATTAAATTGTCATGTTGCTCTTGGCTGTATCGCCTTACCCAATGAAAGCAGCGAACAACTACATGAATTTTTTGGCTTTAAAAAAGTCGCCCACTTTTCCGAAGTGGGCCGCAAGTTTGGCCAGTGGCTTGATGTGGGTTACTGGCAGAAAATAATTAACCAATAA